A region of the Blastocatellia bacterium genome:
GCGCAAAAGCGGCTTCATCGGCAAGGACAAAAAGAACAAGGATCATCACGGCGTGGCCGATACGCTGCTCATGCAACTGGCTTACGACCACGTGGCCGGGGCTGATGACGAGTGGCACATACCGCTACCGTTTCAATACAAATGTCCGACCTGCGGTCATCGAACGGAGCCGTTCACCGGCGTCGTGGAGTATCGCGGTCCCGGCGACTATGCCAAACCAGAAGTTTCTTCCCACCGTCAAACGCGAGTCGCCATCAATCGAGCACGGCTCACCGCAGAAGAGAGTCAGCTTTACACTGTGCAGGCGATTGATGAAGGAAGCATGTTCGTCGGCGTGATTGAAGTAGACGACGCGCGTGCAGGCTTGGTCCGCAAATGGCTGCCGCGGATCACGCGCATTGGCGGGCGCACATCGCGCGGGTTCGGGCGGGTGGCGGTGGAAGTGAAAGACGCGCGGAACGAGAGCGTGTGGAACCGACTCGAAGCATTCAATCAGAAGTACCAAGAATTCGAGAAAGATTTGCAGGTCATCGCGCATGAGCCGCCCGCTGCTCGGACGCGCACGCTGTTCACGATCAACTTGCTCTCGGATGCGCTGCTGCGAACGAGCGAGGGACTACCA
Encoded here:
- the csx10 gene encoding CRISPR-associated RAMP protein Csx10, producing the protein RKSGFIGKDKKNKDHHGVADTLLMQLAYDHVAGADDEWHIPLPFQYKCPTCGHRTEPFTGVVEYRGPGDYAKPEVSSHRQTRVAINRARLTAEESQLYTVQAIDEGSMFVGVIEVDDARAGLVRKWLPRITRIGGRTSRGFGRVAVEVKDARNESVWNRLEAFNQKYQEFEKDLQVIAHEPPAARTRTLFTINLLSDALLRTSEGLPTLRFDEKLLHDALDVILTDDERNSSSLDGFDFKLIAQYTQPALISGWQTAWQLPKEVLLASRRGGLYVFAADTGEDESRRESLIALLERLEAAGIGELREDGYGQIIICHPFHLEVNPV